The following is a genomic window from Planctomycetia bacterium.
GAAGACGCGACAGACGAGCTTTCGGTTGTCGGCGTCGTAGCAGGTGATGATCGCATCGCCGGACTTCTGCTCGTAGGCCAGGTCGAAGACGCGGCCGAGGAGCTCTTTGATTCCTTTGCAGACGTCGAAGGACCGGGCGACGCCGGTATCCGCGGTGACGGTCATGCTGATGCGGCCGTCTTCCCACAGGGCGACGACCGCGGATTCCTCGCGGGTCGGGCAGTCTTTGGAGACGACCACGACGGGCAGTTGGGTCAGCGGCAGAGGGCCTTCATGCTCGATGCCCGTGGCGGAGCGTTGGCGGGATCTTGTGAGCGTGTCGTGGTTGGCGACGGGTCTGACGGCAGGCGAGAGATTCTGGGCGGCGACGGGAGCGGCGTCGCGCGAGGACGGCGCCGCGAACAGTACGAAGACGATGAGCCCGACAGTCATGAGATTGCCCTCCGACGGCGGTGCGGCGAAGGGCCGCTGCCGTTGGAGGATCTTTTTTGGCACCGGGTGCGCCGTCGGGGCGGCGGTGGGGCGAGCGACGCGACGGTCCTCTAATTCCGGGTCCCGATTGTGAAACGTGTCGGGCCCTATCGGGCGGGTAGGGTCGTGAGGGTCGTGACGGTTCAGCCGATTCGTTGCACGGCTAAGTGCGGACTGAAGCGGCAATTGCGTCCCAGGTAAACGGCGTTGCGATGGGGCGTCGTCGCGGCCCGCTGGGACGTTGGGTCCGAGTAATGAGGGCTTGAATGAGACGAGCGCGAGGTCGCGCGGGGGCGGCGGGTCAGGGCGGGATCGGGGACTCTTGAAACGCCCCGGCGAGCGGGGTACTATAAGTTAATCAATCGTGTTCCTGAGCGAGCCATCGGTTGATCAGCAACACCCCCGCCCGAAGAAACCTGCCTGGGGAATTGAGAGAATAAAAAAATGAAGCGCAAACTACGAGTCGTTAAGTTCGTGATTGCCGTTTGCAGCGGCGCGTATGTCCTTCAATTGGGGACTTGCTTCTCCGGCGGCATCAATACCATTCTGGCCTCGTTGCCGACCGGAACGATCTTGACGGACCTCGGATTTCCCGGTCCGTGCGGGACGCCGAATTACTTTTTTGTGGACGCGAACGGTGTCCCGCAGGGTGAGGTGTTTAACACGGAAGACGATCTGGTGTTCTTCTGTCCGGCCGATGCGATACTTCAGGACGCGGGAGGCGGCGGCGGTTGATTGAAGAGAATTCTCGAAGACTGTCCGGCAGCCCTTGAGGCTGACTTGATAAAGAGAGCATATGTTCCTCGCGGACCCACGAGGAAAAGAGAGCGAATGCAGATGAGAGCGAACATGAAGAATCACAAGCGGATCAAGAAGATTGGAATGACCATCAGTGCCGTCCTGGCCGGAGGCGCCGTTTTTGACAACGGCTGTTTCAACACGTTGGCGTCGATCAACGTTTGCGGCACGGTTCTGACATTCTGCACGCCGGCGGATCAGATCAATGCCTTGTTTCCGTACCTGACGATTCCTGATTTCAGAACGGACCCGTCGTGCACCATCCCACTCGGATGCGGCACCGGCGATATTTATTCGGATATCCCCCCCGGCCTGCCCGGCGGAACGGCGCCCGAACAGCCGCAGGACGATCAGGGCGGCGGTCTTGGCGGTGGCGGCGGCGGCGGCAACTAGCCTCCGTTACGCTCGGAATTCAATCGCATCAGAATCTTCGATGGCCCGTGACTTCGCGTCGCGGGCCATCACTTTTTTGCAGTCCGATGCGCACGGCCCCTTCGCCTCTACAATGCCTGCGTGACCCTGCTCGTGAGAAATCTTGCCCTGTCGATCGACGCGCCTGAGGAGGAACTGCTCCAAAGGGTCGCGAAGCGGCTGCGCGTCGCGCCGGAGGAGATTAAGGGGCACGGCATCGTTCGACGGGCCATCGATGCTCGATTCAAGGACCGTGTTTCATTTGTGTACAGCGTTGAAGTATCGCTTGCGGGCGGCCCTCGCGATGAGCGGAATGTGCTGCGCCGGCTCAATCGCGCCGATGTGGCCATGTTGACGGACGAGCCGAGGCAGCCGCTGGAAAACGGCGTGGAGCCGCTGGCACATCGGCCGATCGTGGTCGGGTTTGGCCCGGCGGGGATGTTCGCGGCGCTGTGGCTGGCGCGGCACGGACTGCGGCCGATTGTTCTGGAACGCGGCCAAGGGGTGAAGATTCGTCACCGCGACATCCTTCAGCGGTTTTATCGCGAGCACGATTTCGATCCGGAGAGCAACCTGCTGTTCGGCGAAGGCGGGGCCGGGGCCTACAGCGACGGCAAGCTCTACACGCGGGTGAACGATCCGCGGATGCGCGACATATTGCAGGTTTTCGTCGATCACGGCGGCAAGCCGGACATCCTCGTGGACAGTCGTCCGCACCTGGGCAGCGACTGGATCCCCACGCTGTGCTGGCGCATCCGCCGGACGATTGAGTCGCTGGGCGGCGAGATACGATTCGGAGCGCGGCTCGATCGTGTGGATATCGTGGACGGCGTGCTGAAGTCGATTCGCATCGGCGGCGAGACGATCACGCCCGGTCCGCTGCTCCTCGGCATCGGTCACTCGGCGCACGACACGGTTCGGATGTTGATCGCGTCGGGGGTGACGATTGTTGCGAAGCCGTTTCAGATCGGGGTGCGTGTCGAGCACCCGCAGGCGCTGGTCGATCGCTGGCAGTACGGTTCTTCGTGCGGACATGGACGGCTTCCCCCCGCCGAGTACCACCTTGTCGCCAAGGGCGCGGCATCGTCGCGCGGGGACGTTTACAGTTTCTGCATGTGTCCCGGCGGGGTCATATTGCCGACGAATGAGTCGGCGGGGATCATCGCCACCAACGGGGCATCGGGAGTCAATCGGTCCAAGCCGTTCGCCAACAGCGGGCTCGTGCTCACGGTTCCGACGGAGGAGTTCGGCAACGATCCGCTGGCGGGCATCGACTTCATACACAAGTGGGAACGTGCGGCGTTTGAACTGACCGGCGAGACGTATCAGGTCCCTGCCCAGCGGGCGACCGATTTCCTGGCTGACCGAGCATCCGACGGGAAACTGGAGACCAGTTATCCACTTGGCGGGCGGTGGTCGGCGATACGTGACATCCTCCCGCCGTTCGCCACCGATGCCATCAAGCGGGCCCTGGCGAACCTCGACCGTCGGATGCCGGGGTTTGCCGGGCCGGAGGCGATGGTGACCGGGCCTGAGACCCGGGCATCGGCCCCGATTCGCATCCTGCGAGACGCCGACACACGGGAGAGCGTCACTGCCGCGGGGCTTTTCCCCATCGGCGAGGGGGCAGGGTATGCCGGGGGGATCATGTCGGCGGCGGCGGACGGCATCGCCACGGCGGAACTGCTGATCCGGCGATTCGCCCCCCTTAAATAGACCACTCCGAAATTGTTCGCCCAAGTCCGTCGGGACCGTCGCTGGCCTCTCTCATGAGCGTGTATCTCCAATTTCGGAGGGCGCTCGAAACGGAGGCATCCATGTTCGTAACCCGCACTTTCTCAATCGGACTTTCGGCCATCACCCTGCTCGTCTCCGCGGCACAGAGCGCCGTGGTGACGCTGAGAGTGTCACCGCCCACGAGCAATTTCGCGCAGGCGGTGACCGTCAAGCTCGACTATCAGGACGGTTCGTCTCGCATTGTGCCGGTCGGGATTGACCCCGTGGCACACGCCTCGCCGGGGGCCAAGGCGGTTGCGATCGCGACGGCGCTTACGGACGCGGGCGTCAGTGCGCAGCCGCTGGCGGTTGGCGAAGTCAAAATCGAGGGCGGACCGAACCTCAAGGAAGTTTCCTTTGAGACCGGCGGGACGGGCGAGATGGCGGACATGATCAAGTCCCCGGACGCGATTGCAAGCACGGTGTCGTTCGAGGGACCATTTAATCCGTTTGCCGCCATGGGACAGCCGGCCATCTTCACGGCCGGAATCGTCACGGACGTCGGCGAGGTGACGGTGCAGGTCTCGGCGGCGGAGCTCAACTTTCAGACTGACGGGCCGATCGTCTGTCAGGCGCTGTTTCAGCGGCTCGCCCCACGAGCCCCGCTTCACGGCGCGGAAATCCTGTTCGTGGGAGATCGACTCGAAGTCTATTTCGACCCGGCGTACACCGTGAGTCAGGGAGGCATTATTTTCGGTACGACGTCGTCGAGCCAGGGCTGCAAGGGCGCGGTTGAGATGCCGCCGCCGTCGGGCGTTTTGTTCGGCGTTGATACGCCGACGAATCTAGTACCGCGCGCGCTGGATATGACGTTTCGATATCCCGATGGTTTGGTCCTGTCCGTGGAGACCGTGATCGACCCGCTGGTGGTGACGACGGCAACGCAAAAGTGCGACCGGGTCGCAGAGTCGCTCAGCGGCGCGGGCTTTGTACCGGCGCCGACCGGCGACCCGACGTCCTGCGGCATCGGCGCTGTCCCGCCGGGCACGCAGATTCGGATGGTGGATCAGGGCACGGGCGAGCGCAAGGACGAGCTTTTTGTGTGGAATCCGTCCGAGGGGCATGTGGCCTTTCCGGGCTTCTTTGAACCCTTCGATCGCAACGGTCAGCCGGCAATCTTTACGGCGGGTATCGTGACCGACGTCGGCGAATTGACGGTGCAGGTGACCGCGCAGGAGCTGAACTTCCAGACGGACGGCCCCATCATTTGTCAGGCGCTTTTCCAGCGGCTCGCGCCGCGAGCGCCGGATCATGGTGGGCAAATCCTGTTCGCGGGTGACCGACTCGAAGTTTACTTCGATCCCGCGTACAGCGTCACGATGGGCGGCGTTACCTTTGGAACGACATCATTGACGCCCGGCGCGGAGGGAATGGTCGTCGTCGAGCCGCCGCCGGCCCCGGTCGTGCCGGGCGACATGAACTGCGACGGCGACGTGAACGGTCTGGACATCGCCGGGTTCATCCTGGCGATGATGGATCGCAACGCCTACGAGGCCGAGTACCCCGGGTGCAATTATCTCAACGGTGATCTGGATGGCGACGGGCTGGTGACGGATGGTGATCTGGATTTGTTCGTCGCGCTACTGGCTCAGTAAGCGAAGCGCGTGGGGCCAAATGCGGTTGCGGTTCGTCGCACGGGCCGGAGGCCCATGCTACCCGATCGAGGAACCAGCGGTTCGCCGCACGGGCCGGAGGCCCATGCTACCCGAAGGCTCTATCCTGCCGGCGCGTCAGCCCATGGTCAGTTCACGGTACTTCACGCGATGCGGTTGGTCGGCGGCGACGCCGAGGCGGGTCTTGCGGTCGGCCTCGTAGGCGGAGTAGTTGCCGTTGAACCAACGCACGGTGCTGTCGCCCTCGAAGGCGAGGATGTGCGTCGCCACGCGATCGAGGAACCAGCGGTCGTGGCTGATGACGAGGGCGCAGCCGGCGAAGTTCTCGATGGCATCCTCCAGGGCACGCATGACGTTCACGTCCAAATCGTTGGTCGGCTCGTCGAGCATGATGACGTTGGCGCCCTGGGTGAGCATGCGGGCCAGATGGACGCGGTTGCGCTCGCCGCCGGAGAGCGTGCCCACCTGCTGCTGCTGATCCTGCCCGGTGAAACCGTAGCGCGTGACATAGACCCGGCTGTTGACGGATGCGTTTCCAATTTGCATGTGCTCGCGGCCGCCGGTGATGGCCTGCCAGACGGTGTCGGTCTCCTTGAGCGTCTCGCGGCTCTGCTCGACGTAGGTGAGCTTGACGCTTTCGCCGACGCGGATGGTCCCTGCGTCGGGCTTCTCCTGGCCCGTGATCATGCGGAAGAGCGTCGTCTTGCCGGTGCCGTTGGCGCCGATGATGCCGACGATGGCACCGGCGGGGATCGAGAAACTCACGTCTGACAGGAGGATCTGCCGACCGAAGGCCTTGGTCACGTTTCTAGCGTCGATGACCTGATTGCCGAGTCGCGGGCCGGGCGGGATGTAGATTTCGATCTCTTTGAGTTTCTCCGTCGCGTCTTGTGCGACGGCTTCCTCGTAAGCGCTGATGCGGGCCTTGTTCTTCGCGCGGCGGGCCTGCGGGGAGCGGCGAATCCACTCCAACTCGCGCTGCAAGGCGCGCTGCCGGGCGGACTCGGTCTTTTCCTCAACGCGCAGTCGCGTCTCCTTCTGCTCCAGCCAGGAGGAGTAATTGCCCTTCCACGGAATGCCCTGGCCGCGGTCGAGTTCGAGAATCCAGCCGGCCACGTTGTCGAGAAAATAGCGATCGTGGGTGACGGCGATGATGGTGCCTTCGTAGCGCTTGAGGTGCTGTTCGAGCCATGCGACGGTCTCGGCGTCGAGATGATTGGTCGGCTCGTCGAGCAGGAGGACGTCCGGCTTTTGCAGGAGAAGTCGACACAGCGCGACGCGGCGCCGCTCGCCGCCGGAGAGGACTTTGACGAGGCGATCGCCCTCCGGGCAGCGCAGGGCGTCCATGGCCATCTCGAGTTGGGCGTCGATCTCCCAGGCATTGATGGCGTCGAGCTGCTCGTGGACCTGGCCCTGACGCTCAAGCAATTTGGTCATGTCGTCTTCGGACATTTCCTCGCAGAGCCGCTCGTTGATCTGCTCGTATTCCTTGAGAAGGTCCATCGACTGCTGCATGCCCTGCTCGACGACCTGGCGGACGGTCATGGAATCGTCGAGCTTCGGCTCCTGTTCGAGGAAGCCGACGGTGTAGCCGGGCTGCAGGGAAATCTGTCCTTCGTAGTCCTTGTCGATGCCGGCGAGGATGCGAAGGAGGGTGCTCTTGCCGGCGCCGTTGAGACCGAGGACGCCGATCTTCGCACCGTAGAAGTACGAGAGATGGATGTCCTTGAGGATCTGCTTCTTGTCGTGGCGCTTGGAGACGCCAACCATCGAGTAAATGATTTTGTGTGCTTCGTCGCCCATCTGGGGTGCAATCTCCTGCTAACCGGTGCGTGTTCTATTTTGCGACTGGATGGCCGGGCAGCCATTCTACATGCTTTGCGGGTCTCGACATCGGTTGGGGGCGAGTCCGACATGCGGGGGATGCGTGGGAAACTGGGCGATACAGGGGTCGAACCTGTGACCTCACGGGTGTGATCCGTGCGCTCTGACCAACTGAGCTAATCGCCCTCTTGTCGAATGGCAACCCGTCCGCCGGGCGACGGGATGGACACTGCATCTATTCTAATCCCGACGGCCTGGGCGGCAAGGGAGGCCGTGCGCTTCATCCATTTCGACGGGTGCGTTAGAGTCAGGGCCTGACGCCTGAATTGAACGATCCCACGAGGATAAGGGGCCCGCAAACGGATGGACGCAGCGATCAAGACCGCGGTGGATCAGTGGCTCGCCGATCCGGCGATCGCCACGGGGGACAAGGACGAAATCCGCGCGCTTGTTTCCGCCGGGAATGAGCGCGAGCTGACGGATCGATTTTATCGCGACCTGGAATTCGGCACGGGCGGAATCCGCGGCATCCTCGGCGCAGGCCCGAACCGGATGAACATCTATACGGTCGGGGCTGCGGCGCAGGGGCTGGCGAACTACATTGCCAAGCAGGGTGCGGCGGCGAAAAAGGCCGGCGTGGCGATCGCCCACGACAGCCGACGCATGAGCGATGTGTTTGCGATGCGCGTCGCGACGGTGCTGGCGGCCAACGGCGTGACGGCGCATCTGTTCAGTGCGCTGCGACCGACGCCGGAGCTTTCGTTTGCCGTGCGGCATCTGGGATGCACGGCCGGGGTCATGATCACGGCGAGTCACAATCCGCCGGAGTACAACGGCCTTAAGGCCTACTGGAACGACGGCGGGCAGGTCACGCCGCCGCACGATACGAACATCATTTCCGAGGTGCGCGGCGTCGGGGCCTATGTGAATATCCGCGAGATGACGGAGAGTGACGCGACGGCGCAGGGGCTGCTGCATCGCATCGGCCGCGAGATGGATGACGCCTTCCTGGCACTCGTGGACAAGTCGTGCCTGGCGCCGGAGATCTGCCGCGAGCAGGGCAAGAAGCTCAAGATCGTTTATACGCCGCTGCACGGCACCGGCGGCACACTGATCCCCGAGGCTCTGCGTCGGCGCGGGTTTGTGCATGTCATGGAGGAGCCGAAGCAGTCGATTCCCGACGGCAACTTTCCGACGGTGAAGTCGCCGAATCCGGAGGAGGGGCCGGCGCTGGCCATGGCGATTGACCTGGCAAAGAAGGAGGGGGCCGATCTAGTGATCGCCAGCGATCCGGACGCCGATCGGGTGGGCATTGCGGTGCGAGGCGATGGCGGCGAGTTCGAGCTGCTAACGGGCAACCAGATAGCCGCCCTGTTGACGTATTACATCTGCGAGCAGCTCAAGCGGAGCGGCAAATTCCCCGCAGACGGCGTCGTGCTCACGACAATCGTGAGCGGCGACTTGATGAAGGAGATTGCCCGATCGTACGGCGCGGAAGTCGTCGAGGTGCTCACGGGTTTCAAGTGGATCGGCGAGCGGATTCGGCTTTATGAAGAGGCGGGCAGCACCGGTGCACCTTCGAAGGCGTACATTTTCGGCGCGGAAGAGAGCTACGGCTACATGCCCTGCGACTTCGTCCGCGACAAGGACGCGGTCACGAGCGCGGCATTCATCGCCGAGGCCGCCGCATTCGCAGCCGCCGAGGGGACGACGCTCTACGGTCTGCTGGGCAGGCTCTTCGCGAAGTACGGCTACTTCCGCGAGGGGGCCAAGAGTCTGACGCTGCCGGGGGCAGACGGGGCGGCGCGGATCAAGTCGATGATGCAGTCGATGCGGGCAAAGCCGCCGCGAACGTTGGCCGGCGTCGCCGTCGCGCAGATCGGCGATCTGACGACGGGCGACATCCGGGACGTGGCATCGGGCGCGGTGGTGGGTCGCTACGAGCTGCCGTCGAGCGATGTCATCGTTCTGACACTTTCGGACGGCACGAAGGTGATCGCCCGGCCGAGCGGGACCGAGCCGAAGATCAAGTTCTACATATTGACCCGGGAGCCGCCCGGCGACGTGACTCAGGGGGCGTCATTGACGAAGGCCAAAGTCGAGGCGATATCGGCGGAGCTGTCGGCTTTGAGCGGCGCATGAGTTTCCCGCGTCCCGATGCCTCGCACTCTCGGTGTCCCGATACTGATTAGGAATAGATGGTAAACCCCGGTTTGAACATCTGGCTCGGTCTGTTTGCCGTGATGGGCACGCTCGGCTTTGCGTCGGCGCTTTATTCGCTGGTGGCCAGCATTCGCAGTCGGCGAAGTCCGGTACTGGAATGCGCGGCGATCATTGCGCTGGGGGCGGCGTGGTGGATCGGCCACGTGTCCGCCTTCGGCTGGCTGGCGATGGTGGTCGGCGTCGGTCTTTCTGCGTTGCGACTGAAAGGCGCTACTGCACCGGCGCCCTCGGAAACATCTGGCGTGGAGCCGTCCGATCTCTCAAAAGCAGACCTGCTGCAAGTCGCAGAGACCGCTGCCCCCCCAATGCCACGGGCGAAGACGTCGGAGGCATCGCCGAGTCCTGCGACGCCGAAGCAGCCGTCGATGCCGCCGCAGACGTACACGACCATCGCGCTATTGGGCAGCTCGTTGAAGGTCTCGCTGGAGGTGCTCTGCGCGTCTCTGCGGCGCGGCGGCGAGCGGCGCGCGGAGGTCCGGGCGGCCACGCAGCGAGGTTCGCCGGCCCATCTGATGATCGGCCCCATTCGCCTCGACGTCGCCAGCGATGCACAGAGTCTGCCGCGACAGACCCTTGAGGACGCCGCGGCGCAGAGCTTCGATTGGCCCGATGCATTGGCCGTCGCGGGAACACATGCCGCGCAGGTTTCCTTCACCACGACTGTCGCAGGCTACGAACGAACCGGGGACACGACGCGCGACGCCGTTCTTCGCGCGCACCTTCAGGCGCACGCCGCCCTCGCGGAGTTCGCCCCGGTCATCGGCGCCTGCTATCCGGCGTCCGGGCTGTTGATCGACGCGAAGAATGTGTCGCGACTGCTGGCCGAATCCGACCCGCTCCGCCTGCTCAGCGCCACGGGGCTTGGATATCGCGCTTCGTCTCTTGAAGGCGACAAGGCCGGATGTCACTGCTGCGGCACGGTCGGGCTGAACGATCTGGGGCTTATGGACATTGAGATTGTCACGCGCGAGGAGCCGGACGATGACTTGACCAACGCGCTGGTGCGGATGGTTCGCCGCGTCTATGAGGCCGGAGAAGACGCGGCCCGCGTCGGCGACGAAGTGCCCGGATATGATGAGTCGTGGACGTCGGGCCCGGCCGCGTCGTTCCTGCAGCCGGATCGGCAAGTGATGAGATTTGAGGAACCGGAACCGCCACCGCCGGTCGAAGAAGCCGCGTCATCATGATTTATTCAACGGGATGTGAATACGCCATCCGGTCGGTGATGATCATCGCGGAACTGGCACGGCCGGGCAGGTTCGTGCTGCTGCGGGAGATTGTCGCCCGATCGGACATGCCGGCGTCGTTCGTCGGAAAGATTCTCCAATCGCTTGTGCGGGCGGACATTCTGGTATCCAGCAAGGGGCGCGGCGGCGGGTTTTCGCTGGCCCGGGACGCGGACCGGATCACGCTGCGGCAGCTTGTCGAGGCGGTAGACGGCCCGGAGCGGATCGAGCGCTGCGTCCTCGGGTTTGCCGCGTGCAACAGCAGCCAGCCGTGCGCACAACACGACGCCTGGCTGGAGATTCGCGAGCAGATCCACACGCTGCTCAATGAAACGACGGTTGAGGACCTTCTGGAGTCGCTCTATCGCAAGAGACGCCAGGGACGTCGCGCCTGACCGTTGATGCCCTCAGGCCTGCGCCCCCCTGCTCCTTGTCGAAGCGCGGTCTGGCCACGATCATGGTTCACTATGAGCAGCACACCCACGATTCGTGCCCGATTCGCCCCTTCTCCGACCGGCTACCTTCACGTCGGCGGCGCCCGAACGGCGCTGTTCAACTGGCTCTACTGCCGTCGTCACGGCGGCACGTTCATCCTTCGCATTGAGGACACGGACATTCTCCGCAACATCGAAGGGGCGGAGCAGAAGCTCATCGACGACCTGCGCTGGCTGGGGCTGGACTTCGACGAGGGACCGGGTGTCGCCGGGCCGGTGAGCCCCTATCGGCAAAGCGAGCGGCGCGAACTGTACGACACGGCGGTGGCGAAGCTGCTGGCGGACGGAAACGCCTATTACGCGTTTGAGACGCCCGAGGAACTCGACGCGCTGCGCAAAGCGGCCGAGGCGAATAAGACATCGTTCCGCTACCCGAGGCCCGATCCGCTGCCGACGAAGGCCGACGCCGATCGCGCCCGCGAAGAGGGCCGGCCGGTGGTGGTTCGCTTCAAGACGCCGAACGAGCCGATCACGGTGCACGACGAGATTCTCGGCGACGTGAGCTTCGGGGCGGGCGAGGTCGAGGACCTGGTCATCGTGAAGTCCAACGGCTGGCCGACGTATCACTTCGCGGTCGTGGTGGACGATGCGCTGATGCAGGTCACGCACGTGCTTCGGGCCCAGGAGCATCTGATGAACACGCCAAAACACGTGTTCATACAGCGGGCGCTGGGGTATGCGACGCCGAAATACGCGCATCTGCCGCTGGTCTTCAACATTGACGGGACGAAGATGTCGAAGCGCGACAAGCACAAGGTGGTGCGCGCGGCGGTGAAGGAGCGGCTCAAGTCGAAGGCGTGGACCAAGGAGCAAGTCGGCGAGATCGCCGGTTGCGGCGCGACCGCGCTGGACAAGTGGCTCGACAAGGCCGACACCGAACTGGACATGTCGCAGGTGACACGGCTGGCCGAAGCGGCGGGCGTCGTGATCCCCGAGATCGACGTGCACGATTTTCGCTTGTCCGGTTACCTGCCCGAGGCGCTGGTGAACTTCGTGGCGCTGATCGGCTGGTCGCCGAAGAACGATCGCGAGATGCTCACGCGGCAGGAGATGATCGACGCCTTCAGTCTGGACGGCATCAACAAGACGGCGGGCCGTTTCGATCGCGACAAGCTGCTGGCGATGAACACGGACTACGCGGCCCAGGCGACCCCGGAGCGATTGCTGGCGGCGTTTAGGGATTGGGCCGAAGTCAGCGGCAGTCCGCTGGCCGTTCTCGATGATGACACGGCCGTGCGCGTTCTCGCGGCGTGCAAGGGATTTCGCACGTTTCGCGATCTGGAGTCCAAGGCCGCCGTGCTCTTCGCCCCGGATGATTCGGTTCAATACGAACCGGACGCCGTGAAGAAGGTGCTGGCGAAGAACGACAACCGGGGATTCGCCACGCTGGAGACACTTCTCCCGCTGCTTTCGGCGCTGACGCCTTGGTCGGCGGAAGGGATCGACGCGCTCATCAAGGACCTCTGCGAGAAGACGAGCGCCAAGATGGGCGACGTGGCCCAGCCCCTGCGCGTGGCGGTTGCCGGGCGTCCGGTCAGCCCCGCCATCGGCGAGACGCTGGCACTACTGGGCAAGGAAAAGACGCTCGGCCGGGTGCGGCGGTGTTTGCAACTTCGCTGAGCAGCGGTGTCGCGCTCAATACACGCCTTCGACAACCGTGGTGGCGAAGCCCGAGTAGGGGCGGACGTTGGCGGAGCCGTCCCACGGATATTTTTCGCACGGCGGGGTTCGCTTGGCCTCGTCGCGCTCCATGAAGCGCGGCATGAAGAATTCCTTGGTAAGCGTGGTCAATCGCGTGCGGCCCCATTCGCCGTAGGGCACGACCGTCTCCTGATCGTCGAAGCTCACCACCTCGACCATCGCGCGCGGCACCGGCGGGTGATAGATGATGTCGTAGTTGTCTGCCGGGTCG
Proteins encoded in this region:
- a CDS encoding FAD-dependent oxidoreductase — protein: MTLLVRNLALSIDAPEEELLQRVAKRLRVAPEEIKGHGIVRRAIDARFKDRVSFVYSVEVSLAGGPRDERNVLRRLNRADVAMLTDEPRQPLENGVEPLAHRPIVVGFGPAGMFAALWLARHGLRPIVLERGQGVKIRHRDILQRFYREHDFDPESNLLFGEGGAGAYSDGKLYTRVNDPRMRDILQVFVDHGGKPDILVDSRPHLGSDWIPTLCWRIRRTIESLGGEIRFGARLDRVDIVDGVLKSIRIGGETITPGPLLLGIGHSAHDTVRMLIASGVTIVAKPFQIGVRVEHPQALVDRWQYGSSCGHGRLPPAEYHLVAKGAASSRGDVYSFCMCPGGVILPTNESAGIIATNGASGVNRSKPFANSGLVLTVPTEEFGNDPLAGIDFIHKWERAAFELTGETYQVPAQRATDFLADRASDGKLETSYPLGGRWSAIRDILPPFATDAIKRALANLDRRMPGFAGPEAMVTGPETRASAPIRILRDADTRESVTAAGLFPIGEGAGYAGGIMSAAADGIATAELLIRRFAPLK
- the ettA gene encoding energy-dependent translational throttle protein EttA, translated to MGDEAHKIIYSMVGVSKRHDKKQILKDIHLSYFYGAKIGVLGLNGAGKSTLLRILAGIDKDYEGQISLQPGYTVGFLEQEPKLDDSMTVRQVVEQGMQQSMDLLKEYEQINERLCEEMSEDDMTKLLERQGQVHEQLDAINAWEIDAQLEMAMDALRCPEGDRLVKVLSGGERRRVALCRLLLQKPDVLLLDEPTNHLDAETVAWLEQHLKRYEGTIIAVTHDRYFLDNVAGWILELDRGQGIPWKGNYSSWLEQKETRLRVEEKTESARQRALQRELEWIRRSPQARRAKNKARISAYEEAVAQDATEKLKEIEIYIPPGPRLGNQVIDARNVTKAFGRQILLSDVSFSIPAGAIVGIIGANGTGKTTLFRMITGQEKPDAGTIRVGESVKLTYVEQSRETLKETDTVWQAITGGREHMQIGNASVNSRVYVTRYGFTGQDQQQQVGTLSGGERNRVHLARMLTQGANVIMLDEPTNDLDVNVMRALEDAIENFAGCALVISHDRWFLDRVATHILAFEGDSTVRWFNGNYSAYEADRKTRLGVAADQPHRVKYRELTMG
- a CDS encoding phospho-sugar mutase, whose translation is MDAAIKTAVDQWLADPAIATGDKDEIRALVSAGNERELTDRFYRDLEFGTGGIRGILGAGPNRMNIYTVGAAAQGLANYIAKQGAAAKKAGVAIAHDSRRMSDVFAMRVATVLAANGVTAHLFSALRPTPELSFAVRHLGCTAGVMITASHNPPEYNGLKAYWNDGGQVTPPHDTNIISEVRGVGAYVNIREMTESDATAQGLLHRIGREMDDAFLALVDKSCLAPEICREQGKKLKIVYTPLHGTGGTLIPEALRRRGFVHVMEEPKQSIPDGNFPTVKSPNPEEGPALAMAIDLAKKEGADLVIASDPDADRVGIAVRGDGGEFELLTGNQIAALLTYYICEQLKRSGKFPADGVVLTTIVSGDLMKEIARSYGAEVVEVLTGFKWIGERIRLYEEAGSTGAPSKAYIFGAEESYGYMPCDFVRDKDAVTSAAFIAEAAAFAAAEGTTLYGLLGRLFAKYGYFREGAKSLTLPGADGAARIKSMMQSMRAKPPRTLAGVAVAQIGDLTTGDIRDVASGAVVGRYELPSSDVIVLTLSDGTKVIARPSGTEPKIKFYILTREPPGDVTQGASLTKAKVEAISAELSALSGA
- a CDS encoding Rrf2 family transcriptional regulator → MIYSTGCEYAIRSVMIIAELARPGRFVLLREIVARSDMPASFVGKILQSLVRADILVSSKGRGGGFSLARDADRITLRQLVEAVDGPERIERCVLGFAACNSSQPCAQHDAWLEIREQIHTLLNETTVEDLLESLYRKRRQGRRA
- a CDS encoding glutamate--tRNA ligase, whose translation is MSSTPTIRARFAPSPTGYLHVGGARTALFNWLYCRRHGGTFILRIEDTDILRNIEGAEQKLIDDLRWLGLDFDEGPGVAGPVSPYRQSERRELYDTAVAKLLADGNAYYAFETPEELDALRKAAEANKTSFRYPRPDPLPTKADADRAREEGRPVVVRFKTPNEPITVHDEILGDVSFGAGEVEDLVIVKSNGWPTYHFAVVVDDALMQVTHVLRAQEHLMNTPKHVFIQRALGYATPKYAHLPLVFNIDGTKMSKRDKHKVVRAAVKERLKSKAWTKEQVGEIAGCGATALDKWLDKADTELDMSQVTRLAEAAGVVIPEIDVHDFRLSGYLPEALVNFVALIGWSPKNDREMLTRQEMIDAFSLDGINKTAGRFDRDKLLAMNTDYAAQATPERLLAAFRDWAEVSGSPLAVLDDDTAVRVLAACKGFRTFRDLESKAAVLFAPDDSVQYEPDAVKKVLAKNDNRGFATLETLLPLLSALTPWSAEGIDALIKDLCEKTSAKMGDVAQPLRVAVAGRPVSPAIGETLALLGKEKTLGRVRRCLQLR